The window ATAGTATCTTCAGCGTTCGCGCGGTCAAACAGCTGTACATTAAAGTGTTCCGGCATATCAACCGAGGTTGGAATTTTATAGGTCGCAGCGGAGTTGGACTGCAGACGGCCTTTATCATCCCATAATAATTCTTCGGTGGTTAACCAGCCCATTCCCTGAATAAAAGCCCCTTCAATCTGGCCGATATCAATCGCCGGATTCAGCGAGCGGCCAGCGTCGTGCAGAATATCAGCACGCAGCACTTTATATTCACCGGTCAGGGTATCAATTTCGACTTCGGCACAGCAGGCACCAAAGGCAAAATAAAAGAACGGCCGACCACTGGCGGTATCGCGATTGTAATGAATCTTCGGTGTGGCGTAATAACCGGTGGTCGATAGCGATACCCGGTTTTGATAAGCCAGGGTGACGAAATCAGCAAAGGAAATCCATTGCGCGCTGTTCTCATCGGCACCGATCACCACATGATTATTAATAAAGCGTACGTCACTGGCATTCACCTGATAATGCTGTTGCGCAAACTGCACCAGCCGCGACTTAAGAATCTGGCAGGCATTCTGTGCCGCTTTACCATTTAAATCCGAGCCGGACGATGCCGCTGTTGGCGAGGTGTTCGGAACTTTATCGGTTGCCGTGGCACTGGCCTGAATCATATCGATATCGAGATCGAATTCATGGGCGACTACCTGGGCCACTTTGGTAAATAACCCCTGCCCCATTTCGGTACCACCGTGATTCAGATGAATTGAACCATCGGTATAGATATGCACCAGCGCACCGGCCTGATTTAAAAACTGAATGGTGAATGAAATACCAAAGCGGATTGGTGTTAATGCCAGCCCGCGTTTTTTCCAGCGGTTAGCGCGGTTAAATTCGCTAATGGCGGCACGACGGCCACGATAATCGCTATCCTGCTCCAGCTGTTCAACCAGTTCAGGTAAAAAGAAATCCTCAACCGGCTGACCGTAATGGGTACTGCCGCCGTCGCGGTAAAAGTTGGCTTTACGCACATCCAGCGGATCTTTACCCACTTTGCGGGCAATATCATCCAGCATGGCTTCGGCAAAGATCATTCCCTGCGGCCCGCCAAAACCACGGTAAGCGGTATTTGATACGGTATTGGTTTTACAGCGGTGACCGATTACACGGGCGTTATTCAGATCGTAGGCGTTATCCACATGGAACATCGCGCGGTCCACAATGGCATCGGATAAGTCCGGTGAGTATCCGCAAAAACCAGCCAGTTCAATATCAGCACCGAGAATTTTTCCATTTTCATCAATGCCCAGCTGATAACGGTTATAAAAATCGTGGCGTTTACCGGTCAGCACCATATCGTCCTGGCGGTCGAGACGCATTTTTACCGGACGATTCTGACGCCGGGCAAAAACCGAAGCGATACAGCCCCACTGTGCCGCCTGAGTTTCTTTTCCACCAAAACCACCGCCCATGCGCCGCACTTCCACCTGCACATGGTTGATTGGCAGATCCAGCACTTCAGCAACCAGCTTCTGCACTTCCGTCGGATGCTGGCTGGAGCAATAGAGTTTAATACCGCCGTCTTCGGCTGGCAGGGCGTAGCTGATCTGCCCTTCCAGATAAAAATGCTCCTGCCCTTTTACATACAGCTCACCGCTCATCTGTATCGGTGCTGCCGCAATAGCCGACGCAGCATCACCTTTCTGCATACTGTGTGCAGGACGTACAAAAGCATTCTGCTGTAACGCATCTTTAATGGTTAACAACGCCGGCTGTTCTTCGTAGCTGACTTCAGCCAGCAAGGTGGCGCGCTTGGCCTGTTCAAAGCTTTCTGCCAGCACGGCAAATAATGCCTGGCCATGAAATTCCACCACGCCATCGGCAAATATCGGGTCGCCTTTAAAGACCGGGCCAATATCTTTTTCACCAGGAATATCATCCAGTGTAATGACATCGACCACACCCGGCGCATTACGCACGGCGGTTAAATCGAGCGACAGGATTTTGCCATGAGCGATGGTACTTTTTCCGACGGCAGCAAATAAGGTTCCGGCCAGCTCCGGCATATCATCAATATAGGTTGCCGTACCCAGTACGTGTTTTTCGGCGCTTTCATGCGCCAGCTTACTGCCGCTTTTACCTTTGGCCGGACGCTGGCGACGTGCTTCCCAGGGCGTTACTTTTGAAGAAACGTGGCTCATGCTGCATCTCCTGTCTGCCCGGCGGTTAATTCCAGATAGCTTTTCAGCAACAGGTTACGCGTAACCTGCAGGCGATATTCTTTGCTGGCGCGAACATCCGACAGCGGCTGATAATCCTGGCCGATGAAGTTCGCAGCCTGTAAAAACGTATTTTCAGAAAACGGCTGGCCAACTAATGCCTGTTCGGTTTTCTGTGCCCGTAATGGCGTGGCCGCAACACCACCGCAGGCCAGACGCGCTTTTTGAATAATGCCGTTCTGTACATCCAGATACAGGGCAAACATCACGGCAGAAATATCATCGTCGTAACGTTTGCTGATTTTATGCAGCGTCAGTGATTCACTGCTCTGCAATTTATTAATGCGTATGGCGCGTAAATATTCACCGGGCTGCAGCATGGTCTGCTTATAACCCAGATAAAAATCATCAATGGCAACCTCACGGCGGCCATGGTTTCCGTCAATTTCCAGCGTCGCATTTAACGCCAAAAAAGCGGGGGGCGTATCGCCAATCGGTGAAGCATTGGCAATATTGCCCCCCAAAGTGCCCATATTGCGGATCTGGCGTGAGCCGATCCGGTGCAACAGTTGAGCAAACGAAGGAAAAAGATCAGCCAGCTCATGCTCAGCCTGACTGTAGGTAACACCGGCGCCCAACCATAACTGCTTATCCAGCATCTGAGTCCGGGCAAGCGTGCTGATACGGTTAAGGCAAATAATGGTGTCGAATTGTTTAAAGCGCTGGGTAATTTCCAGCCCCACATCGGTACCGCCGGCCCACAGGCAGGCATCCGGGTAGTCGCGCAGTAACGCTTTCAGTTGCTCTTCGGTTAATGGCATAAATAAACGGCGGCCATCAATATCCTGCAACGCCGCCGGTGACCCCTCGACGGGCTTTTCACCTTGTGGATTAAAAACCTGCACTCCGCTGCGGGATGACACAGCGGTTAAATCACAGGCAGGAAAGTCAGCCATTTTGTGTGCTGCTTCAATAATTGGCCGGTAACCGGTGCAACGGCATAAATTTCCGGATAATGCAGCATGAATCTGCTCATCACTTAATGCACTCTGCTGTGCATACTGCCCGGTCTGCTGATACAGATTGGCCAGCGACATAACAAAACCCGGTGTACAGAAACCACACTGTGAACCGTGACAATCTACCAGAGCCTGCTGTGCGGGATGCAACTGCCCAGCCCGGCCAATGCCCGAGGGGGTTAATAAATAGCGCTCATGCACATTCGCCATTAATGCAATACAGGCGTTCAGTGTGCGGTACTCAATACCACGCTCTGTCATCTCGCCAAGCATCAGCGTACAGGCACCACAATCGCCTGCCGCACACCCTTCTTTAACATCCGGCTGCATCATCGTGGTGCGCAGGTATTTCAGAATGGTACAATTCGGATCAATTTTATTGTCTTCAATCCAGCGACCGTTTAGGTTAAATCGAATCACGCTTACACCTGTTTTCTGCCAGACAGCTCTGTTTATCCGTGCGTTGTGCACACATTAGTGGCGACATCGCCCGACAGCGCTGTATTTCAGTAAAGAATACTGTCCGGGGAGTGCTTTGCAATTTCCTGACCAACTGGTCAAGCATATAACAAAACCGGTTGAAATGTGCAGTAGCTGCATGTGGCAAGCTAATTGCTAACAGTTTGTCCAAGTGGTCAGCTTTTAAACTTGAGGAATCTTAGTGCCAGCACAAGAAGCAACGAACCGCCTGCACCTGCATGGCATCCGCAAAGAGTATCCGGGCTGCCTCGCCAACGATGATATTGAATTGCGGGTGAATGCCGGAGAAACCCACGCCTTACTGGGTGAGAATGGCGCAGGCAAAAGTACCCTGATGAAAATCATTTACGGCGTTATCAAACCGGACGCCGGCAAGATTGTCTGGCAGGGTGACAGCATTCAGATGAACGGCCCGGCTCATGCGCGCCAGCTGGGGATTGGCATGGTGTTTCAGCATTTCTCTTTGTTTGAAACCCTGACCGTCGCGGAGAACATAGCCCTCAGTCTGCCGGCAGAAGAAAGCCGTGATATGGAAGCACTGAGTCAGCGCATCCGCGAGATATCCACGCACTATGGTATGGCACTGGACCCTGACCGTCATGTGCATACGCTCTCTGTCGGGGCACAGCAGCGGGTCGAAATTGTCCGCTGTCTGCTGCAGGACATTAAGCTTCTGATTCTCGATGAACCCACCTCGGTTCTCACCCCGCAGGAAGTACGCGAACTGTTCCGTACCCTGAAAACCCTCGCCGCCGAAGGCTGCTCCATTCTGTTTATTTCCCACAAGCTCGATGAAGTGACCGAACTCTGCAACGCCGCTACCGTATTACGCAACGGTCGTGTTACCGGGCGCTGTAATCCACAGGAAGTCAGCAGTGAAGATCTGGCGCGGATGATGGTGGGTGAAGATACTCCGCTGAATCAGAATTACCAGAAAGCCGAAGGCGGCGACACCGCCCTGCGTCTGAAAGACCTCAGCTTTACTCCGGAAGATCCTTTCGGCGTCACCCTGAACAATCTCAACCTCAAGGTTAAAGCAGGCGAAATTCTTGGTATCGCCGGCGTTGCCGGTAATGGTCAGGATGAGCTCTGCGCTCTGCTCAGCGGCGAAGAAATTACCAGCCCTGAAAGCATCGAACTGCTTGGCCAGAATATCGGCAGCCTGACACCCGATCAGCGTCGCCGCCTAGGTTTTGCCTTTGTACCCGAAGAACGTCTGGGACGCGGTGCGGTACCCAATATGTCGTTGGTGGAAAACACACTGCTCAGCAGCAGCCATCGTGATTTAAAAGCCAATGGCTGGATTAATTACCGCAAAGTGCGTGAGTTCGCCCGCGATATTATTGAAAAATATAACGTCAAATGCGCCAACGAGTACGCTCAGGCGAAAAGCCTGTCCGGTGGTAATCTGCAGAAGTTTATTATCGGCCGCGAAATTGAACAGCAGCCGAAATTACTGGTGTGCTCTCATCCGACCTGGGGCGTTGATATCGGTGCCGCGATTTTAATCCGTCATGCCCTGATTCAGCTGCGCGACGAAGGTGCCGCCATTATTGTGGTATCGGAAGATATCGATGAGCTTTATCAGATCTGTGACCGCATCGGGGCCATCTGTGACGGACGCCTGAGCCCGGTAAAACCAACCGGAGAAGTGGGTATTGAAACGCTGGGTCAATGGATGGCCGGTCAATTCGGCCAGGACAGTGCCAATCCATCTGTGCTGGAGAGTGCACATGCTTAAGCTTGAAAAACGCCAGGCCGACTCGCGCCTGATGAGTTACACATCCCCTCTTATTGCCATTGTGCTGACATTATTTGCCGGAGCTGTATTGTTCTCCGTATTGGGACACGACCCCCTCCATGCCCTGTACACCTTTTTTATCTCACCGCTGACCAGCACTTATGGCTGGACTGAGCTGGGAATAAAAGTAGCACCGTTGTTACTCTGCGCTATGGGTCTGACCCTTTGTTATCGTGCAAAAATCTGGAATATCGGCGCCGAAGGCCAGTTCATTATGGGTGCACTGGGCGGCAGCATGGCGGCCCTGCAGTTTCTTGATGCCGAAAGCAGCTGGGTGCTGGTGCCCATTCTGCTGGCCGGTACTGTCAGTGGTCTGTTGTGGGGGGCTCTGGCTGCGTGGCTGAAAACACGCTTTAACGCCAATGAAATTCTCACCACCATTATGCTCAACTACATTGCGCTGAATGCGCTGCTGTACGCCGTTCACGGACCATTACGCGATCCGGCCGGGTTTAACTTCCCGGAATCTGCGATGTTCGCCGATGCAGCCCTGCTGCCGTTATTTAATGAAGATTACCGCCTGAATGTTTCGATTTTATTTGCGTTGTTTTTTACCGTGGTTATCTGGACGGTCATGGCACGCAGCTGGATTGGCTATCAGATTCAGGTGCTGGGTGAGGATGCCAAAGCAGCACGCTACGCCGGCTTTAACACCAACCGTCTGACCTGGTTCGCCCTGCTGGTCTGCGGCGCACTGGCAGGACTCGCTGGCGTGGCCGAAGTGACCGGCCCTATTGGTCAGTTAATTCCCCACGTATCTCCGGGTTACGGTTACGCCGCCATTATTGTGGTGTTTCTTGGCCGTATGCAGCCATTCGGCATTCTGCTGGCCAGCATGCTGCTTGCCCTGACCTTTATGGGCGGCGAGATGGTTCAGATTGAAATGAGCCTGCCTAAATCCCTGACCGGATTATTCCAGGGCATGCTGCTGTTTTTCCTGTTGGCTGCGGATCTGCTGATCAGTTATCGCATTGTCTTTCAACCTCGTACTGCCCAGGCCTGAGTCATGGATATCGATTTAATTACAAACGTTTTATTTGCCACGTTCAAAACCGGCACTCCGCTGATTCTGATTGCCCTGGGCGAGATGGTTTGCGAAAAATCCGGCGTTCTTAACCTTGGGCAGGAAGGGATGTTACTGGTCGGCGCCGTCGTCGGATTTATCGCAGCCTCTGTGACCGGTAATTATTTTCTGGCTACGTTCTGCGCCATATTCGCCGGTATGGGAATGGCTTTTCTGTTTGGTTACCTGTCTATCA of the Thalassolituus hydrocarboniclasticus genome contains:
- the xdhA gene encoding xanthine dehydrogenase small subunit codes for the protein MIRFNLNGRWIEDNKIDPNCTILKYLRTTMMQPDVKEGCAAGDCGACTLMLGEMTERGIEYRTLNACIALMANVHERYLLTPSGIGRAGQLHPAQQALVDCHGSQCGFCTPGFVMSLANLYQQTGQYAQQSALSDEQIHAALSGNLCRCTGYRPIIEAAHKMADFPACDLTAVSSRSGVQVFNPQGEKPVEGSPAALQDIDGRRLFMPLTEEQLKALLRDYPDACLWAGGTDVGLEITQRFKQFDTIICLNRISTLARTQMLDKQLWLGAGVTYSQAEHELADLFPSFAQLLHRIGSRQIRNMGTLGGNIANASPIGDTPPAFLALNATLEIDGNHGRREVAIDDFYLGYKQTMLQPGEYLRAIRINKLQSSESLTLHKISKRYDDDISAVMFALYLDVQNGIIQKARLACGGVAATPLRAQKTEQALVGQPFSENTFLQAANFIGQDYQPLSDVRASKEYRLQVTRNLLLKSYLELTAGQTGDAA
- the xdhB gene encoding xanthine dehydrogenase molybdopterin binding subunit, with the protein product MSHVSSKVTPWEARRQRPAKGKSGSKLAHESAEKHVLGTATYIDDMPELAGTLFAAVGKSTIAHGKILSLDLTAVRNAPGVVDVITLDDIPGEKDIGPVFKGDPIFADGVVEFHGQALFAVLAESFEQAKRATLLAEVSYEEQPALLTIKDALQQNAFVRPAHSMQKGDAASAIAAAPIQMSGELYVKGQEHFYLEGQISYALPAEDGGIKLYCSSQHPTEVQKLVAEVLDLPINHVQVEVRRMGGGFGGKETQAAQWGCIASVFARRQNRPVKMRLDRQDDMVLTGKRHDFYNRYQLGIDENGKILGADIELAGFCGYSPDLSDAIVDRAMFHVDNAYDLNNARVIGHRCKTNTVSNTAYRGFGGPQGMIFAEAMLDDIARKVGKDPLDVRKANFYRDGGSTHYGQPVEDFFLPELVEQLEQDSDYRGRRAAISEFNRANRWKKRGLALTPIRFGISFTIQFLNQAGALVHIYTDGSIHLNHGGTEMGQGLFTKVAQVVAHEFDLDIDMIQASATATDKVPNTSPTAASSGSDLNGKAAQNACQILKSRLVQFAQQHYQVNASDVRFINNHVVIGADENSAQWISFADFVTLAYQNRVSLSTTGYYATPKIHYNRDTASGRPFFYFAFGACCAEVEIDTLTGEYKVLRADILHDAGRSLNPAIDIGQIEGAFIQGMGWLTTEELLWDDKGRLQSNSAATYKIPTSVDMPEHFNVQLFDRANAEDTIYNSKAVGEPPFMHGIAVWCALRDAVASVADYKISPPLDTPATPERVLNAVMYCLQESKA
- a CDS encoding ABC transporter ATP-binding protein, with translation MPAQEATNRLHLHGIRKEYPGCLANDDIELRVNAGETHALLGENGAGKSTLMKIIYGVIKPDAGKIVWQGDSIQMNGPAHARQLGIGMVFQHFSLFETLTVAENIALSLPAEESRDMEALSQRIREISTHYGMALDPDRHVHTLSVGAQQRVEIVRCLLQDIKLLILDEPTSVLTPQEVRELFRTLKTLAAEGCSILFISHKLDEVTELCNAATVLRNGRVTGRCNPQEVSSEDLARMMVGEDTPLNQNYQKAEGGDTALRLKDLSFTPEDPFGVTLNNLNLKVKAGEILGIAGVAGNGQDELCALLSGEEITSPESIELLGQNIGSLTPDQRRRLGFAFVPEERLGRGAVPNMSLVENTLLSSSHRDLKANGWINYRKVREFARDIIEKYNVKCANEYAQAKSLSGGNLQKFIIGREIEQQPKLLVCSHPTWGVDIGAAILIRHALIQLRDEGAAIIVVSEDIDELYQICDRIGAICDGRLSPVKPTGEVGIETLGQWMAGQFGQDSANPSVLESAHA
- a CDS encoding ABC transporter permease; translated protein: MLKLEKRQADSRLMSYTSPLIAIVLTLFAGAVLFSVLGHDPLHALYTFFISPLTSTYGWTELGIKVAPLLLCAMGLTLCYRAKIWNIGAEGQFIMGALGGSMAALQFLDAESSWVLVPILLAGTVSGLLWGALAAWLKTRFNANEILTTIMLNYIALNALLYAVHGPLRDPAGFNFPESAMFADAALLPLFNEDYRLNVSILFALFFTVVIWTVMARSWIGYQIQVLGEDAKAARYAGFNTNRLTWFALLVCGALAGLAGVAEVTGPIGQLIPHVSPGYGYAAIIVVFLGRMQPFGILLASMLLALTFMGGEMVQIEMSLPKSLTGLFQGMLLFFLLAADLLISYRIVFQPRTAQA